The following proteins are encoded in a genomic region of Amyelois transitella isolate CPQ chromosome 14, ilAmyTran1.1, whole genome shotgun sequence:
- the LOC132902499 gene encoding uncharacterized protein LOC132902499 has product MFVVILYMLVVVYTRKMEWSQEKTIQFIECYRSYPLLWDSKDEFYKNKIKRHDALVEIAAKFEVEKVEVERKIKNLQSHFLREKKKEQDSKKSGSGADESFTSKWFAYKSLLFLSSRNKPRKTMDSQMIDYTAEDSLDSTTACTETSDECRKRSRNVGNVNEKISSAYSIMTEVYKNRSDKDEFSLFGDQVAVKLRKIYCPYARLTLQNKINTLLMEGELGVYDSYNYYRPDTSTSSATNDGTNNFVPDSDKQGYISINNNKPALIDNSQETQLSVPKVIAEEQSRDPLA; this is encoded by the exons ATGTTTGTGGTCATTTTGTACATGCTTGTCGTAGTATACACACGTAAAATGGAGTGGTCGCAGGAAAAAACAATCCAATTTATCGAGTGCTATCGGTCTTACCCGTTGTTATGGGATTCAAAAGAcgaattctataaaaataaaatcaaaagacATGATGCCTTAGTAGAAATTGCAGCAAAGTTTGAAGTCGAAAAAGTTGAAGTtgagagaaaaattaaaaacctcCAAAGTCATTTTTTAAgggaaaaaaagaaagaacaaGACAGCAAAAAGAGTGGATCTGGGGCCGATGAATCATTTACTTCGAAATGGTTCGCCtacaaatctttattatttttatcatccaGAAATAAACCTCGCAAGACTATGGATTCGCAAATG attgATTACACTGCTGAAGACAGCTTAGATAGTACGACTGCTTGCACTGAAACCTCAGATGAATGCCGAAAGCGTTCACGCAACGTGGGGAATGTCAACGAAAAAATTTCGAGTGCATATTCTATTATGACGGAGGTATACAAAAATCGGAGTGACAAAGATGAATTCTCCTTGTTCGGTGACCAAGTAGCTGTGAAGTTGAGAAAAATTTATTGTCCTTACGCAAGACTtactttgcaaaataaaataaatacccttCTAATGGAGGGGGAACTCGGAGTATACGACTCATATAATTACTATCGACCAGACACAAGTACCAGCTCTGCAACTAATGATGGTACTAATAACTTTGTGCCAGATTCTGACAAACAAGGATATATTtccataaataacaataaaccaGCTTTGATTGATAATTCTCAAGAAACGCAGCTTTCCGTTCCTAAAGTTATTGCAGAAGAACAATCACGTGATCCTTTAGCTTAA
- the LOC106132392 gene encoding protein borderless isoform X2 — protein sequence MIFSWYSIDGEASARVADRWGGRVRRVGDGRLGLGRGSINVSAVRETDAGLYRCRVAFPNRTPPERNNGTFYYLDVDGGNLIVTPPMNMTVLEGERAEFECQPKLPESIVEWYKDGMLLEQMPELASRCELAINGSLVLRRAISTDAGEFQCRVNAPDEQQQSASAYLDVQYKAKVVYSPSERFLALGKPASLDCHFSANPPLTNLRWEKDGFLFDPYNVPGVFYSRNGSLLFNKVDESHEGLYSCTPYNALGSEGGSGAVRVHVLRPPSLAARPQPLYVARRGDRVTMPCSVAVDQRHDQPTVVWTRNDGNPLPEGRYSVDGGNLTINSVDETDRGVYVCAVSNAAASVAMETELMVENVPPRAPHNLTAHPHDTSIQLSWVPGHNGPEVEYTVWYRERHAHEWRTMKILSRGVTEATLVGLQPGKQHELRVLASDQLGDGLFSKPIFVWTTEQEHPEESATIFPLASEAPDMPVEAGAAASAPPGGELEVNVRLIDEGALIRWSGAEAGVAGGCSVRWYEGSAPGERLLQSVQAQHDYLLVNSVEEGVLYWARVDCGGTRGGASLRVPEFSRMRGVAGGCAAAALILAAAAAAIYFFRHRLFPRRAPPPLPSKRVR from the exons ATGATATTCTCATGGTACAGCATCGACGGCGAGGCGTCTGCTCGAGTGGCGGACCGTTGGGGCGGTAGAGTGAGGCGTGTGGGAGATGGGAGACTGGGCTTGGGCAGGGGCTCCATCAACGTCAGTGCAGTCAGAGAAACCGACGCAGGCCTATACCGTTGCCGGGTCGCCTTCCCTAATAGAACTCCTCCAGAGAGGAACAACGGCACTTTCTACTACCTTGATGTCGATG GTGGTAATTTAATCGTGACGCCGCCAATGAATATGACGGTTTTGGAGGGAGAACGAGCAGAGTTCGAATGCCAGCCCAAACTACCAGAGTCAATTGTCGAATG GTATAAAGATGGCATGTTATTAGAACAAATGCCCGAACTAGCAAGTCGATGCGAGTTGGCGATAAATGGGAGCCTGGTTTTGCGGCGGGCCATCAGCACTGACGCGGGCGAGTTCCAGTGCCGTGTCAATGCTCCGGACGAGCAGCAGCAAAGCGCCAGCGCGTATCTCGACGTGCAAT ATAAGGCGAAAGTAGTGTACTCGCCATCGGAACGGTTCTTAGCGTTGGGCAAGCCAGCCAGTCTGGATTGCCACTTCAGCGCCAATCCGCCACTCACAAACCTGCGATGGGAGAAAGATGGCTTCCTCTTTGACCCCTACAACGTTCCCGGCGTCTTCTACAGCAGGAACGGTAGTCTGCTCTTTAATAAG GTGGACGAATCACACGAAGGGCTGTACTCATGCACGCCTTACAACGCGTTGGGTTCCGAAGGTGGATCTGGTGCAGTGCGCGTGCACGTGCTCCGACCTCCGTCGCTGGCTGCGCGTCCACAGCCACTTTACGTCGCACGACGAGGCGACCGCGTCACCATGCCGTGCTCGGTGGCAGTGGATCAGCGGCATGACCAACCTACAGTTGTATGGACACGA AATGACGGCAACCCTTTGCCAGAAGGGCGGTACTCCGTTGACGGCGGTAACCTAACGATCAACTCGGTTGATGAAACGGATCGCGGTGTATACGTGTGTGCGGTTAGCAACGCGGCAGCTTCAGTGGCTATGGAGACAGAGCTGATGGTCGAGAATGTGCCTCCTCGCGCACCACACAACCTTACCGCACATCCACATGATACGTCCATCCAGCTATCTTGGGTGCCAG GACACAACGGTCCGGAGGTAGAGTACACAGTGTGGTATCGTGAGCGCCATGCGCACGAGTGGCGGACAATGAAGATCCTCTCGCGCGGCGTCACAGAAGCTACTCTTGTGGGACTTCAGCCTGGGAAGCAGCACGAGCTGAGGGTGCTAGCTAGCGACCAGCTGGGCGATGGTCTCTTCAGCAAACCCATTTTTGTTTGGACTACAG aaCAAGAACACCCTGAAGAAAGCGCTACAATTTTTCCACTGGCATCAGAAGCACCGGATATGCCGGTAGAAGCGGGTGCGGCGGCGTCTGCCCCTCCTGGTGGAGAACTAGAG GTGAACGTTCGACTGATTGACGAGGGTGCTTTGATCCGTTGGAGCGGAGCCGAAGCCGGTGTCGCCGGGGGCTGCTCCGTGCGTTGGTACGAGGGCTCCGCCCCTGGTGAACGTCTACTGCAGTCTGTGCAAGCACAACACGACTACCTTCTCG tAAATAGCGTGGAGGAGGGCGTGCTATACTGGGCACGCGTAGATTGTGGTGGAACACGCGGAGGCGCATCTCTACGAGTTCCTGAGTTTTCACGCATGCGCGGCGTTGCAGGGGGTTGCGCGGCCGCCGCACTCATTTTAGCCGCCGCCGCTGCAGCTATCTATTTTTTTCGTCATCGTTTATTTCCTCGCCGCGCACCACCACCACTGCCAAGCAAACGCGTTCGCTGA
- the LOC106132392 gene encoding protein borderless isoform X1, protein MTSLLWMLSSVVLAGASLLPLDTERLRASVGGYAVMNCHLDFPFGNEIPYHLQWDKDGEMIFSWYSIDGEASARVADRWGGRVRRVGDGRLGLGRGSINVSAVRETDAGLYRCRVAFPNRTPPERNNGTFYYLDVDGGNLIVTPPMNMTVLEGERAEFECQPKLPESIVEWYKDGMLLEQMPELASRCELAINGSLVLRRAISTDAGEFQCRVNAPDEQQQSASAYLDVQYKAKVVYSPSERFLALGKPASLDCHFSANPPLTNLRWEKDGFLFDPYNVPGVFYSRNGSLLFNKVDESHEGLYSCTPYNALGSEGGSGAVRVHVLRPPSLAARPQPLYVARRGDRVTMPCSVAVDQRHDQPTVVWTRNDGNPLPEGRYSVDGGNLTINSVDETDRGVYVCAVSNAAASVAMETELMVENVPPRAPHNLTAHPHDTSIQLSWVPGHNGPEVEYTVWYRERHAHEWRTMKILSRGVTEATLVGLQPGKQHELRVLASDQLGDGLFSKPIFVWTTEQEHPEESATIFPLASEAPDMPVEAGAAASAPPGGELEVNVRLIDEGALIRWSGAEAGVAGGCSVRWYEGSAPGERLLQSVQAQHDYLLVNSVEEGVLYWARVDCGGTRGGASLRVPEFSRMRGVAGGCAAAALILAAAAAAIYFFRHRLFPRRAPPPLPSKRVR, encoded by the exons ggtGAGATGATATTCTCATGGTACAGCATCGACGGCGAGGCGTCTGCTCGAGTGGCGGACCGTTGGGGCGGTAGAGTGAGGCGTGTGGGAGATGGGAGACTGGGCTTGGGCAGGGGCTCCATCAACGTCAGTGCAGTCAGAGAAACCGACGCAGGCCTATACCGTTGCCGGGTCGCCTTCCCTAATAGAACTCCTCCAGAGAGGAACAACGGCACTTTCTACTACCTTGATGTCGATG GTGGTAATTTAATCGTGACGCCGCCAATGAATATGACGGTTTTGGAGGGAGAACGAGCAGAGTTCGAATGCCAGCCCAAACTACCAGAGTCAATTGTCGAATG GTATAAAGATGGCATGTTATTAGAACAAATGCCCGAACTAGCAAGTCGATGCGAGTTGGCGATAAATGGGAGCCTGGTTTTGCGGCGGGCCATCAGCACTGACGCGGGCGAGTTCCAGTGCCGTGTCAATGCTCCGGACGAGCAGCAGCAAAGCGCCAGCGCGTATCTCGACGTGCAAT ATAAGGCGAAAGTAGTGTACTCGCCATCGGAACGGTTCTTAGCGTTGGGCAAGCCAGCCAGTCTGGATTGCCACTTCAGCGCCAATCCGCCACTCACAAACCTGCGATGGGAGAAAGATGGCTTCCTCTTTGACCCCTACAACGTTCCCGGCGTCTTCTACAGCAGGAACGGTAGTCTGCTCTTTAATAAG GTGGACGAATCACACGAAGGGCTGTACTCATGCACGCCTTACAACGCGTTGGGTTCCGAAGGTGGATCTGGTGCAGTGCGCGTGCACGTGCTCCGACCTCCGTCGCTGGCTGCGCGTCCACAGCCACTTTACGTCGCACGACGAGGCGACCGCGTCACCATGCCGTGCTCGGTGGCAGTGGATCAGCGGCATGACCAACCTACAGTTGTATGGACACGA AATGACGGCAACCCTTTGCCAGAAGGGCGGTACTCCGTTGACGGCGGTAACCTAACGATCAACTCGGTTGATGAAACGGATCGCGGTGTATACGTGTGTGCGGTTAGCAACGCGGCAGCTTCAGTGGCTATGGAGACAGAGCTGATGGTCGAGAATGTGCCTCCTCGCGCACCACACAACCTTACCGCACATCCACATGATACGTCCATCCAGCTATCTTGGGTGCCAG GACACAACGGTCCGGAGGTAGAGTACACAGTGTGGTATCGTGAGCGCCATGCGCACGAGTGGCGGACAATGAAGATCCTCTCGCGCGGCGTCACAGAAGCTACTCTTGTGGGACTTCAGCCTGGGAAGCAGCACGAGCTGAGGGTGCTAGCTAGCGACCAGCTGGGCGATGGTCTCTTCAGCAAACCCATTTTTGTTTGGACTACAG aaCAAGAACACCCTGAAGAAAGCGCTACAATTTTTCCACTGGCATCAGAAGCACCGGATATGCCGGTAGAAGCGGGTGCGGCGGCGTCTGCCCCTCCTGGTGGAGAACTAGAG GTGAACGTTCGACTGATTGACGAGGGTGCTTTGATCCGTTGGAGCGGAGCCGAAGCCGGTGTCGCCGGGGGCTGCTCCGTGCGTTGGTACGAGGGCTCCGCCCCTGGTGAACGTCTACTGCAGTCTGTGCAAGCACAACACGACTACCTTCTCG tAAATAGCGTGGAGGAGGGCGTGCTATACTGGGCACGCGTAGATTGTGGTGGAACACGCGGAGGCGCATCTCTACGAGTTCCTGAGTTTTCACGCATGCGCGGCGTTGCAGGGGGTTGCGCGGCCGCCGCACTCATTTTAGCCGCCGCCGCTGCAGCTATCTATTTTTTTCGTCATCGTTTATTTCCTCGCCGCGCACCACCACCACTGCCAAGCAAACGCGTTCGCTGA
- the LOC106132382 gene encoding protein YIPF6, with protein MTTFDAKYDMYPAGDVGVVEGEMNIPNRGVPSGDSMEFNTLDEPIKETFMRDLRAVGNKFYHVLIPREKTSLLKEWDLWGPLLLCTLMATFLQGSKDHLDNTNDGGPEFAEVFVLVWIGAAIVTLNCKLLGGNISFFQSVCVLGYCLFPIALALIICRLILFSTQTTFLFFLRLVISMGGFMWATFAATKFLGDSQPAGRKALAVYPICLFYFILSWLVVSHSNV; from the exons atgacTACTTTTGATGCAAAATATGAT ATGTATCCAGCAGGGGATGTTGGGGTTGTGGAGGGTGAAATGAATATACCAAATCGTGGAGTACCATCCGGAGACTCCATGGAATTTAACACGTTAGATGAGCCTATCAAAGAGACTTTT atGCGAGACCTCAGAGCAGTGGGCAACAAGTTTTATCATGTCCTCATCCCTAGAGAAAAAACTAGTTTACTCAAAGAAT GGGATCTCTGGGGCCCTTTGCTATTGTGCACATTGATGGCTACCTTCCTGCAAGGCTCAAAGGATCACCTGGACAACACAAATGATGGAGGTCCTGAGTTTGCAGAAGTATTTGTCCTTGTCTGGATTGGGGCAGCCATAGTCacattaaattgtaaattgctTGGTGGCAATAT CTCATTTTTCCAGTCAGTATGCGTGCTTGGCTACTGCCTGTTCCCGATCGCGCTCGCGCTGATCATCTGCCGCCTCATTCTCTTCTCCACTCAGACCACATTCCTTTTCTTCCTGAGGCTCGTTATATCTATGGGAGGTTTCATGTGGGCTACATTTG CGGCGACCAAATTCCTTGGTGACAGTCAACCCGCCGGGAGGAAAGCGCTGGCGGTGTACCCCATATGTCTGTTCTACTTCATCCTGTCGTGGCTAGTCGTGTCGCACAGCAACGTCTAA